A stretch of Desulfobacter hydrogenophilus DNA encodes these proteins:
- a CDS encoding 2-oxoacid:acceptor oxidoreductase subunit alpha, whose translation MKTDVTLKIAGAAGQGIQTIGDLLSEVCHQSGLFTFSVDDFESRVRGGHNFNLLRLSDKELTAPGNRLDILVCINTNAYELHKDELRSSGIAIINADEPGIKDKTRFEIPLKKLAEEAGNKITANSVAAGAVLAILGAPLSLLADVLKKQFAAKGEKIVALNVAAAKKGFDAAKGLSQDTGFNWEVKKSNNVVLSGATAAGLGALAADCRFFPFYPMSPATGVISSVIPYSKKLPVVVEQAEDEIAAVMMAIGASFAGVRAMTATSGGGFCLMTEGLGLAGMTETPLVIVNAQRPGPATGLPTRTGQADLLFSVHASQDEFPRFIFAPGTPVETYETMKRAFHLAEKYQVPAIVLLDQFLANSRVTEVNTLSVDPDIERFYEQNNSGSEDDPYLRYALAQDGISPQRIPCSGPGLVRVTGNEHDPEGHISENAENKMAMTKKRAAKLPAMIKEMEAPFLVNPTAPVFLVGWGSTRGSILEAVDRLGAQGIEIGAAVFKDLWPMDRKMIREMLDGKKLIMVEQNESGQLARLLSQEVGIASFDTIFKYDGRPFFPDYIVQKAKELVK comes from the coding sequence ATGAAAACTGATGTAACACTAAAAATTGCAGGCGCGGCGGGGCAGGGCATTCAAACCATTGGAGATCTGCTCTCCGAAGTGTGTCACCAAAGCGGTTTGTTTACCTTCTCCGTGGATGATTTTGAATCAAGGGTCAGGGGGGGGCACAATTTTAATCTGCTGCGACTCAGCGACAAGGAACTTACCGCCCCCGGTAACAGGCTTGATATCCTTGTCTGCATTAACACGAATGCCTATGAATTGCATAAAGACGAGTTGCGGTCCAGCGGTATTGCCATTATTAACGCAGATGAACCCGGGATAAAAGACAAAACACGATTTGAAATCCCTTTGAAAAAACTGGCAGAAGAAGCCGGCAATAAAATCACAGCCAATAGCGTGGCCGCAGGTGCTGTGCTTGCCATTCTTGGCGCACCCTTAAGTTTGCTGGCGGATGTGTTAAAAAAACAGTTTGCTGCCAAGGGCGAAAAAATCGTGGCGCTTAATGTTGCAGCGGCAAAAAAAGGGTTTGATGCGGCAAAAGGCTTAAGCCAGGATACCGGGTTTAATTGGGAGGTAAAAAAGAGCAATAACGTTGTTCTCAGTGGGGCCACGGCTGCCGGCCTGGGCGCATTGGCCGCTGACTGCCGGTTTTTTCCCTTTTATCCCATGAGTCCAGCCACAGGTGTCATCTCCAGTGTCATTCCTTATTCTAAAAAACTGCCCGTGGTCGTTGAACAGGCCGAAGATGAGATTGCAGCCGTGATGATGGCCATTGGCGCCTCCTTTGCCGGTGTTCGCGCCATGACCGCAACCTCGGGCGGCGGTTTTTGTCTCATGACCGAAGGGTTAGGGCTTGCCGGGATGACGGAAACGCCGCTAGTGATCGTCAATGCCCAACGTCCGGGTCCTGCCACAGGCCTGCCCACCCGGACCGGCCAGGCGGATTTGCTTTTTTCTGTCCATGCCTCCCAGGATGAATTTCCACGGTTTATTTTTGCACCGGGTACACCTGTTGAAACCTATGAGACCATGAAACGGGCTTTTCATCTGGCTGAAAAATATCAGGTGCCTGCCATTGTGCTACTTGATCAGTTCCTGGCCAACTCCAGGGTGACGGAAGTGAACACGCTTTCGGTTGATCCTGACATTGAACGCTTTTATGAACAAAACAACAGCGGCAGTGAGGATGATCCCTATTTGCGGTATGCGCTGGCACAAGACGGCATTTCTCCACAACGCATACCCTGTTCAGGCCCGGGACTGGTCCGGGTTACGGGCAATGAGCATGATCCCGAAGGGCACATCAGTGAAAATGCTGAAAACAAAATGGCCATGACAAAGAAGCGTGCGGCAAAATTGCCTGCCATGATCAAAGAGATGGAAGCCCCTTTCCTGGTGAACCCAACAGCCCCGGTGTTTCTTGTGGGATGGGGATCAACACGGGGAAGTATTCTGGAAGCGGTTGACAGGCTTGGTGCCCAGGGCATAGAGATAGGGGCCGCCGTGTTTAAAGATCTTTGGCCCATGGATCGTAAAATGATAAGGGAGATGCTGGATGGCAAAAAATTGATTATGGTGGAGCAAAATGAGTCCGGTCAGTTGGCTCGCTTGCTTTCCCAGGAAGTGGGCATCGCCTCATTTGACACCATTTTTAAATATGACGGCAGACCTTTTTTTCCGGATTATATTGTTCAAAAGGCAAAGGAGCTTGTGAAATAA
- a CDS encoding thiamine pyrophosphate-dependent enzyme produces the protein MITSKDFNCNFENKWCPGCGNFQILAAMKNAFAQQQIPPEKLTLISGIGQAGKTPHFLQCNMFHGLHGRALPLATGTKIANNDLTVVVNCGDGDCYGEGGNHFLAAIRRNIDITLLVHNNQIYGLTKGQASPTSSLGMKTKLQNNGTPSSQFSALGIALAAGAGFVARGLSGEPGHLTELIVKAMDYKGFSLVDILQPCVSFNKINTLSWYEERAYKLEDTDHDPQDIAKAFKLAQEWEKSLPLGVLYEVPGTPFHERVPNLKLTALASHNYDSKLMTDTLLQNL, from the coding sequence ATGATTACCTCAAAAGACTTCAACTGCAATTTCGAAAACAAATGGTGCCCGGGATGTGGTAATTTTCAGATCCTTGCTGCGATGAAAAATGCCTTTGCCCAACAGCAGATTCCGCCTGAAAAACTTACACTGATTTCCGGTATCGGTCAGGCCGGGAAAACACCGCATTTTCTTCAATGTAACATGTTCCATGGGCTTCACGGCAGGGCACTTCCCCTGGCAACGGGGACAAAGATCGCCAATAACGATCTTACTGTGGTGGTAAACTGCGGGGACGGCGACTGTTATGGGGAAGGCGGCAATCATTTCCTTGCGGCAATCCGGCGAAATATCGATATTACGCTTTTGGTGCATAACAATCAGATTTACGGGCTGACCAAGGGCCAGGCCTCTCCCACATCAAGCCTGGGTATGAAGACAAAACTGCAGAACAACGGTACCCCTTCATCGCAATTTTCTGCCTTGGGTATTGCATTAGCTGCCGGGGCGGGATTTGTGGCACGGGGGCTTTCCGGAGAACCTGGGCATTTGACGGAATTGATCGTCAAGGCCATGGACTACAAAGGCTTTTCTTTGGTGGATATTTTACAGCCATGTGTATCCTTTAATAAAATAAATACCTTGAGCTGGTATGAAGAGCGGGCTTACAAACTCGAGGATACGGATCATGATCCCCAGGATATTGCAAAGGCATTTAAGCTGGCCCAGGAGTGGGAAAAAAGCCTTCCTTTAGGTGTGTTGTATGAAGTTCCCGGCACACCATTCCACGAACGGGTTCCCAATCTTAAGCTAACAGCCCTTGCCTCACATAATTATGACAGCAAGCTGATGACAGACACGCTTTTACAAAACTTATAG
- a CDS encoding alpha-hydroxy-acid oxidizing protein, whose product MTIWQCTMCSTTMEQEEAPEQCSSCGADNRVILDKETIPETLEAVRDRARKNLKGFCAAYPACDGNFDKICQKEAYGKPIGFGGAGAGFSFRANVMALEAVRFKLRVVGEHTEPDTSCTFLGTKLDFPVMAASTAGAERYNNAISEDDFCRAVIRGCKDAGTIGWRGDTFFYTPDDNPALRAMKKEGVPAVPIFKPRSQNVLKRLIHMAEELGAPAVGVDLDGCGSTIMARHNQPVFRKSVKDLKELVQATSLPFIAKGIMTVEDALSCAEAGVKVVSVSNHGGRVLDATPGAAEVLPDIAKQLKGQVIITADGGVRTGYDVLKMLALGADFVLLGRDVIRAAVGAGSLGVRIHMEHIQKILKKAMFMTGVSSIAEIDSSILC is encoded by the coding sequence ATGACTATCTGGCAATGCACCATGTGCTCTACTACGATGGAACAGGAGGAAGCACCCGAACAGTGCAGCTCTTGCGGGGCTGACAACCGCGTTATTCTTGATAAGGAAACGATTCCCGAAACCCTTGAAGCGGTTCGGGACAGGGCAAGAAAAAATCTTAAAGGGTTTTGTGCGGCTTACCCCGCCTGTGACGGCAATTTTGATAAAATTTGCCAGAAAGAGGCTTATGGCAAACCCATTGGGTTCGGCGGTGCGGGTGCAGGTTTCTCCTTTCGCGCGAATGTTATGGCCCTTGAGGCCGTGCGCTTTAAATTACGGGTGGTGGGGGAACATACCGAACCTGATACCTCCTGCACATTTTTAGGCACAAAACTTGATTTCCCTGTTATGGCAGCTTCCACGGCAGGTGCTGAGCGCTACAACAATGCCATCAGTGAAGACGATTTTTGCCGGGCCGTGATCCGGGGTTGTAAAGATGCCGGTACCATCGGCTGGCGGGGAGATACCTTTTTTTATACCCCGGATGATAACCCGGCGCTCAGAGCTATGAAAAAAGAAGGCGTGCCGGCCGTCCCCATCTTCAAGCCCCGATCCCAGAATGTGCTTAAACGGCTTATCCACATGGCCGAAGAACTGGGAGCTCCTGCTGTGGGTGTGGATCTTGACGGATGTGGGTCCACCATTATGGCCCGGCATAATCAGCCGGTATTCCGTAAGAGCGTAAAGGACCTTAAAGAACTTGTCCAGGCCACGTCCCTGCCTTTTATTGCCAAAGGGATTATGACGGTGGAGGATGCCCTAAGCTGTGCTGAAGCCGGCGTCAAGGTGGTCAGTGTCTCAAATCACGGCGGCCGGGTGCTGGATGCAACGCCGGGAGCGGCAGAGGTGCTTCCGGATATTGCCAAACAACTTAAAGGACAGGTCATCATCACGGCTGACGGTGGGGTCAGGACCGGTTATGACGTGCTGAAGATGCTGGCACTGGGTGCGGACTTTGTGCTTCTGGGCAGGGATGTGATCCGGGCGGCTGTGGGGGCAGGCTCCCTGGGTGTTAGAATACACATGGAACATATTCAAAAGATATTGAAAAAAGCCATGTTTATGACCGGGGTCAGTTCCATTGCCGAGATTGATTCATCAATACTGTGCTGA